A window of the Helianthus annuus cultivar XRQ/B chromosome 4, HanXRQr2.0-SUNRISE, whole genome shotgun sequence genome harbors these coding sequences:
- the LOC110933179 gene encoding putative F-box protein At3g24700, whose amino-acid sequence MADLPIETIFEILTRVPAKVVGRSRSVCKEWYALLSTRDFIRVHCSRSLVSSNQRVLLIDDLTCSVHPIIFQSYDYGPRSIVTLPFDHQNNDVSILSHLNGLLCVCLNHTNELLLWNPTTTAFKRLSTPDSLGIYINNLDAVGLYADDADDYKVLHIKRRRHVYESYVYSRELNFWRNIPFLTRQEYLSPNFAWSPGTFCGGTMYFTLCECWVGGTNVVICFDINSEQFKEISFPPVPSTGFVQGVLVNVKNELHMFAATGWFEITIDLWTLKEDYWIKVLSCPPIPPISLSLWGDITHYVTNGNWFVMTKLGKLFTIEMDTKPFEILYPVTWFRGYKGAVFVETVVSPSI is encoded by the coding sequence ATGGCTGATCTTCCTATTGAAACAATATTTGAGATATTAACGAGGGTGCCAGCGAAGGTCGTAGGACGTTCTAGGAGTGTTTGTAAGGAATGGTATGCGTTGCTGTCAACTCGAGATTTCATAAGGGTACATTGTTCTCGCTCATTAGTTTCATCTAACCAGAGGGTTCTCTTAATTGACGACCTAACATGCTCTGTTCATCCGATCATCTTTCAATCCTATGATTATGGGCCAAGGTCAATAGTTACATTACCATTCGACCACCAAAATAATGATGTGTCAATACTTTCACATTTGAATGGATTGTTGTGTGTTTGCTTGAATCATACAAACGAGTTGcttctttggaatccaacaacTACTGCTTTCAAGCGTTTGTCAACACCTGATTCTCTTGGAATCTATATAAATAATCTTGATGCCGTTGGTTTGTATGCTGATGATGCCGATGATTACAAGGTCTTGCATATCAAGCGTAGGAGACATGTATATGAAAGCTATGTTTATTCTAGGGAATTAAACTTTTGGAGAAATATTCCTTTCTTAACAAGACAAGAGTACCTTAGCCCCAATTTCGCGTGGTCACCAGGCACATTTTGTGGTGGTACTATGTATTTCACTCTTTGCGAATGTTGGGTTGGAGGTACAAATGTGGTGATTTGTTTTGATATTAATTCAGAGCAGTTCAAGGAGATAAGCTTTCCACCTGTTCCATCTACGGGATTTGTTCAAGGTGTTTTAGTGAATGTAAAAAATGAGCTTCACATGTTTGCTGCGACTGGCTGGTTTGAGATAACAATTGACCTGTGGACGCTAAAAGAGGATTACTGGATTAAGGTCTTATCGTGTCCTCCGATCCCCCCAATATCATTGTCATTGTGGGGCGATATAACACATTACGTGACGAATGGTAATTGGTTTGTGATGACTAAATTAGGGAAGCTTTTTACTATTGAAATGGATACGAAGCCCTTCGAAATTCTTTATCCAGTTACTTGGTTTCGTGGTTATAAGGGTGCGGTGTTTGTGGAGACCGTTGTTTCACCAAGTATTTAG